A stretch of the Uranotaenia lowii strain MFRU-FL chromosome 3, ASM2978415v1, whole genome shotgun sequence genome encodes the following:
- the LOC129751477 gene encoding uncharacterized protein LOC129751477, giving the protein MGKSQPTEEKYDLAKCQVYDEKNSFAFWIVIVLLFSLALGNLCLTLTITGILKIYKGMDNIELIQGEDVVKFFGNIDFDRLYKVDGRLEGFHEEPVEITGEDEDVLLFSFCFI; this is encoded by the exons ATGGGG AAATCGCAACCCACCGAGGAGAAGTACGATCTGGCCAAGTGTCAGGTGTACGACGAGAAAAATTCCTTTGCCTTTTGGATCGTGATTGTGTTGCTATTTTCGTTGGCCTTGGGCAATTTGTGTCTGACGCTGACCATCACCGGGATACTGAAAATCTACAAGGGTATGGACAACATCGAGCTGATCCAGGGCGAGGATGTAGTGAAATTTTTCGGGAACATCGACTTCGATCGGCTGTACAAGGTCGATGGACGGCTCGAAGGGTTTCACGAGGAACCGGTGGAAATTACGGGTGAGGATGaggatgttttattattttcattttgtttcatataa
- the LOC129751470 gene encoding interleukin enhancer-binding factor 2 homolog, translated as MVRSGMMRGGGGRGMGGMGMRGMRGGPFMQKNSFLPRHPFDLTLAEPAFPRVNQQPDDSVLTNALQKRSQDLTPTQEEQTAISNLVTKVQGVLDNLVIAPGDFTKAQLDEIRQVGSFKKGTMMTGHNVADIVVILKTLPTHDMAEAIGKKVEEEIQKSMKTEVVPKAEAIKLDFTDKCFEISNSLARVRCLIATLPQNIRKLEAEKHLDFKVVQSHLASIRHARWFEENAHHSTIKVLIRILRDLANRFDGFRPLNPWICDLLAHSAIMNNPSRQALPVNLAFRRIFQLLASGLFVPGSAGITDPCEANHIRVHTSMTLVQQDQCCMTAQTLVRVLAHGGYKHILGFVENTTVAKEMSVWDGVVVSPMDPAYEKPAEKKDGEEEDMECVEESGMEQDNGE; from the coding sequence ATGGTTCGTTCCGGCATGATGCGTGGGGGCGGTGGGCGCGGAATGGGAGGCATGGGTATGAGGGGAATGCGCGGTGGACCTTTCATGCAGAAGAACAGTTTCCTGCCGAGACATCCGTTCGATTTGACACTGGCCGAGCCGGCATTTCCCCGGGTAAACCAGCAACCGGACGATTCGGTCCTGACGAATGCCCTGCAGAAACGCAGCCAGGACTTGACACCAACCCAGGAGGAGCAGACTGCAATTTCCAATTTGGTCACGAAGGTCCAAGGAGTATTAGACAATTTGGTAATCGCTCCAGGTGATTTTACCAAAGCTCAGCTTGACGAAATCCGGCAGGTAGGTTCCTTCAAGAAAGGAACCATGATGACCGGTCACAATGTGGCCgatattgttgttattttaaaaactcttcCCACGCATGATATGGCCGAAGCTATCGGCAAAAAGGTGGaagaagaaattcaaaaatctatgaaaacggAAGTCGTTCCCAAAGCCGAAGCAATCAAGCTGGACTTTACcgataaatgttttgaaatttcgaattcCCTTGCCAGAGTTCGATGTCTCATCGCTACATTACCTCAAAATATCCGTAAACTGGAAGCCGAGAAACATTTGGACTTCAAAGTGGTTCAAAGCCATTTGGCCTCAATCAGGCATGCTCGCTGGTTTGAGGAAAATGCTCATCATTCCACCATCAAAGTATTGATCCGTATCCTGAGAGATCTGGCTAACCGTTTCGATGGTTTTAGGCCCCTCAATCCCTGGATCTGCGACTTGCTGGCTCACTCGGCAATAATGAACAATCCAAGCCGCCAGGCACTTCCAGTCAATCTAGCCTTCCGTAGGATATTTCAGCTGCTAGCTTCCGGTTTGTTCGTACCCGGATCGGCAGGAATCACTGATCCCTGTGAGGCAAACCACATCCGGGTACACACCTCGATGACCCTGGTTCAGCAGGATCAGTGTTGCATGACCGCACAAACTTTGGTCCGGGTCCTTGCTCATGGAGGCTACAAACACATCCTAGGGTTCGTAGAAAATACAACCGTAGCCAAAGAGATGTCCGTCTGGGATGGGGTTGTCGTTTCGCCGATGGATCCGGCCTACGAGAAACCAGCCGAAAAGAAGGACGGCGAAGAGGAGGACATGGAATGTGTCGAAGAGTCCGGCATGGAACAGGACAATGGCGAATAG
- the LOC129751475 gene encoding 28S ribosomal protein S10, mitochondrial-like, whose amino-acid sequence MLKLLNLTRPSALGAVQLPVLPALATRLYSASAVAETPDKLYSRLELQMKGIDPEVMKSYAMFAKTAAEHLDIEVGKHWAMRKAVKDRLTLLKSVHIYKKHRVQYEVRNYYRFMHFHKLTGSTLDTFLEYIERNLPEGIALKVTKVELQALPEHLVADKA is encoded by the exons ATGTTAAAG TTACTGAATTTAACTCGACCAAGCGCCTTGGGAGCAGTGCAGCTTCCGGTGCTTCCGGCTTTAGCTACCCGGCTATATTCGGCTTCCGCTGTAGCCGAAACGCCCGACAAGCTGTACAGCCGGCTAGAACTGCAAATGAAGGGAATCGATCCGGAGGTGATGAAAAGCTATGCCATGTTTGCGAAAACTGCTGCCGAACATTTGGATATCGAAGTTGGAAAACA CTGGGCAATGCGCAAAGCGGTCAAGGATCGGTTGACGCTGTTGAAATCGGTACACATCTACAAAAAGCACCGGGTGCAGTACGAGGTGCGCAACTATTATCGCTTCATGCATTTCCACAAGCTGACAGGGTCAACATTGGACACCTTTCTGGAGTACATTGAGCGAAATTTGCCGGAAGGAATCGCCCTCAAAGTTACCAAGGTAGAACTTCAAGCACTGCCGGAGCATCTGGTGGCAGATAAAGCGTGA